One region of Anaeromyxobacter paludicola genomic DNA includes:
- a CDS encoding ATP-dependent DNA ligase translates to MDWPPLALPIQPPFPPMEARLEDDLPAGEGWQLEPKWDGFRCLAYRDGAEVALQSKAGQPLGRYFPELVQALGTLPAPRFILDGEIVVPVAEGFSFEDLLQRIHPAESRIRRLSRERPAALLVFDLLADERGRLLADEPLSARRAALERFAAAFLGDGPVRLSPVARDREEALGWLSGRAGVDGVVAKRAAAPYRGGERDMVKVKPERTADCVVGGFRWAAKGREVGSLLLGLYRDDGRLDHVGHCSGFDAATRRAFTATLPALASNGPGTGFSGTAPGGPSRWARGRSTEWVAVRPELVVEVAFRHVSGGRFRHGTRLVRLRPDKRPDQCRLEQLGAAGRAELEPPGADP, encoded by the coding sequence ATGGACTGGCCGCCGCTCGCGCTCCCCATCCAGCCCCCCTTCCCGCCCATGGAGGCGCGGCTCGAGGACGACCTGCCGGCGGGCGAGGGCTGGCAGCTCGAGCCGAAGTGGGACGGCTTCCGCTGCCTCGCCTACCGGGACGGCGCCGAGGTGGCGCTCCAGTCGAAGGCGGGGCAGCCGCTCGGCCGCTATTTCCCGGAGCTGGTCCAGGCCCTGGGAACGCTCCCGGCCCCGCGCTTCATCCTCGACGGCGAGATCGTCGTGCCGGTGGCGGAGGGCTTCTCCTTCGAGGACCTCCTGCAGCGCATCCACCCGGCGGAGAGCCGGATCCGGCGGCTCTCGCGGGAGCGGCCGGCGGCGCTGCTGGTCTTCGACCTCCTCGCCGACGAGCGGGGCCGGCTGCTCGCCGACGAGCCCCTCTCCGCGCGGCGGGCGGCGCTGGAGCGGTTCGCGGCCGCGTTCCTCGGGGACGGGCCGGTGCGGCTCTCGCCGGTGGCCCGCGACCGGGAGGAGGCGCTCGGGTGGCTCTCCGGGCGCGCCGGGGTGGACGGGGTGGTCGCGAAGCGCGCCGCCGCGCCCTACCGCGGCGGCGAGCGGGACATGGTGAAGGTGAAGCCGGAGCGCACGGCCGACTGCGTGGTGGGCGGCTTCCGCTGGGCGGCGAAGGGGCGGGAGGTGGGCTCGCTCCTCCTCGGGCTCTACCGCGACGACGGGCGGCTCGACCACGTCGGCCACTGCTCGGGGTTCGACGCCGCGACCCGCAGGGCCTTCACCGCCACCCTGCCCGCGCTCGCGTCGAACGGTCCGGGGACCGGTTTCAGCGGCACCGCCCCGGGCGGCCCCTCGCGCTGGGCGCGCGGCCGCTCCACCGAGTGGGTGGCGGTGCGGCCGGAGCTGGTGGTGGAGGTCGCGTTCCGCCACGTGAGCGGCGGCCGCTTCCGCCACGGCACCCGGCTCGTGCGGCTCCGGCCCGACAAGCGGCCCGACCAGTGCCGGCTGGAGCAGCTCGGGGCCGCGGGGCGGGCGGAGCTCGAGCCGCCCGGCGCGGACCCCTGA
- the gltB gene encoding glutamate synthase large subunit, which yields MTQTGYPQKQGLYDPQNEKDSCGFGFVVDLQARRSHAIVQKAIQVLVNLEHRGAAGSEKNSGDGAGLLIQIPHRFLEQELAKQGVALPEPGAYGVGMVFLPRDPASRRACEQRFEQVVREEGQEVLCWRDVPTDNGTLGQTARASQPVVRQLFVRPGALGGALGAAQDGLGFERKLYVIRRLVEKAVSRSAIPGRDAFYVPSLSARTLVYKGMLNATQLASFFPDLSDPAMDSALGMVHSRFSTNTFPSWSRAHPYRFISHNGEINTLRGNINWMHARQSMVSSRLFGEDLKKVLTVVDTEGSDSAMFDNVLELLALSGRSLPHAMMMMVPEPWSRHESMSPEKRAFYEFHSCLMEPWDGPASIAFTDGSCIGAVLDRNGLRPSRYYVTKDDMVVMASEVGVLDLPPERILKKGRLQPGRMFLVDLDQKRIVSDDEVKHKVATAHPYRQWLDENLVDLSDLPPPPSVIEPDHETVLRRQEAFGYTAEDVRMLITPMATSATEPIGSMGTDTPPAVLSQKPQLLYNYFQQLFAQVTNPPVDAIREELIMAVDTAIGPEGNLLEPGPASARQIGLPSPVLRNEELEKFRQLDGGAASHGFKSITLPALFKVKDGGAGLRKALEDLRWTCSEAIAEGHNLIILSDRGLDEESAPIPALLAVAAVQHHLLREGSRTRVGLVLETGEPREVHQFALLIGYGASAVNPYLAFETIHDQIRLGMIQGVDAEAAEKKYVKAINKGIVKVCSKMGISTIQSYHGAQVFEAVGLNQDFVDEYFTWTATRIGGVGIDVVAKEVKLRHDRAYPPKRPIVHKQLGTGGQYQYRADGEQHLFNAETIHKLQFACRTGSYEVFKEYSGLVNGISTGLATLRGLMDFVPPPKPVPIEEVEPVEAIMRRFKTGAMSYGSISKEAHETLAIAMNRIGGKSNTGEGGEDPARYQREPNGDSKNSAIKQVASGRFGVTSHYLVNAKELQIKMAQGAKPGEGGQLPGTKVYPWIAKTRHSTAGVGLISPPPHHDIYSIEDLAQLIHDLKNANHQARISVKLVAEVGVGTIAAGVAKAHADVVLISGYDGGTGASPLTSIKHAGIPWELGLAETHQVLVMNNLRSRIAVECDGQLKTGRDVVIAALLGAEEFGFATAPLVVMGCVMMRKCHLNTCPVGVATQDPLLRKRFTGDPAHVVNFMRFMAQEVREYMAELGYRTIDEMVGRSERLEMRRAVEHWKARNLDFSRILFKPTVPKHYGRTCQIPQDHGLDEALDTTTLLELCRPALEHGKPVQATLPIRNVNRVVGTMVGSELTRRHGPGGLPEDTIRLHFQGSAGQSFGAFIPKGMTLTLEGDANDYIGKGLSGGKLVVFPPQESTFVAEENVVVGNVALYGATSGEAFIRGVAGERFAVRNSGAHAVVEAVGDHGCEYMTGGRVVVLGQTGRNFAAGMSGGIAYVVDEDGLFAKRCNRELVGLSRMEDEAEIAFVKGLVSKHALFTGSTRARAVLEAWDEWLPRIVRVMPNDYRRVLEAQARMREKGLSPEEAEMAAFEENTHDAMRVGGN from the coding sequence ATGACACAGACCGGGTATCCCCAGAAGCAAGGGCTCTACGATCCGCAGAACGAGAAGGACTCCTGCGGCTTCGGGTTCGTGGTCGACCTCCAGGCCCGGCGGTCGCACGCCATCGTCCAGAAGGCGATCCAGGTGCTCGTGAACCTCGAGCACCGCGGCGCCGCCGGGAGCGAGAAGAACTCCGGCGACGGCGCCGGCCTCCTCATCCAGATCCCGCACCGCTTCCTCGAGCAGGAGCTCGCGAAGCAGGGGGTGGCCCTGCCCGAGCCCGGCGCCTACGGCGTCGGCATGGTGTTCCTGCCGCGCGACCCGGCGAGCCGCCGGGCCTGCGAGCAGCGGTTCGAGCAGGTGGTCCGGGAGGAGGGGCAGGAGGTCCTCTGCTGGCGCGACGTGCCGACCGACAACGGCACCCTCGGCCAGACCGCCCGGGCGAGCCAGCCCGTCGTCCGGCAGCTCTTCGTCCGCCCCGGCGCCCTCGGCGGCGCGCTCGGCGCGGCCCAGGACGGGCTCGGCTTCGAGCGGAAGCTCTATGTGATCCGCCGCCTCGTGGAGAAGGCCGTCTCGCGCTCCGCCATCCCGGGCCGCGACGCCTTCTACGTCCCGAGCCTCTCGGCGCGCACCCTCGTCTACAAGGGGATGCTCAACGCCACCCAGCTCGCCTCGTTCTTCCCGGACCTCTCGGACCCGGCGATGGACTCGGCGCTCGGCATGGTGCACTCGCGCTTCTCGACCAACACCTTCCCGTCCTGGTCGCGCGCCCACCCGTACCGCTTCATCTCGCACAACGGCGAGATCAACACCCTGCGCGGCAACATCAACTGGATGCACGCGCGGCAGAGCATGGTCTCCTCGCGCCTCTTCGGCGAGGACCTCAAGAAGGTGCTCACCGTCGTCGACACCGAGGGCAGCGACTCGGCCATGTTCGACAACGTGCTCGAGCTGCTGGCGCTCTCCGGCCGCTCGCTCCCGCACGCCATGATGATGATGGTGCCGGAGCCCTGGAGCCGGCACGAGTCGATGAGCCCGGAGAAGCGGGCCTTCTACGAGTTCCACTCCTGCCTCATGGAGCCCTGGGACGGCCCGGCCTCCATCGCCTTCACCGACGGCAGCTGCATCGGCGCGGTGCTCGACCGCAACGGCCTGCGCCCCTCGCGCTACTACGTCACCAAGGACGACATGGTGGTGATGGCGTCCGAGGTGGGCGTGCTCGACCTCCCGCCGGAGCGGATCCTGAAGAAGGGCCGGCTGCAGCCGGGCCGCATGTTCCTCGTGGACCTCGACCAGAAGCGCATCGTCTCGGACGACGAGGTGAAGCACAAGGTCGCGACGGCGCACCCCTACCGGCAGTGGCTCGACGAGAACCTGGTCGACCTCTCCGACCTGCCGCCGCCGCCCTCGGTGATCGAGCCCGATCACGAGACCGTGCTCCGCCGCCAGGAAGCCTTCGGCTACACCGCCGAGGACGTGCGGATGCTCATCACCCCGATGGCGACCAGCGCCACCGAGCCCATCGGCTCGATGGGCACCGACACCCCGCCGGCGGTCCTCTCGCAGAAGCCGCAGCTGCTCTACAACTACTTCCAGCAGCTCTTCGCGCAGGTCACCAACCCGCCGGTGGACGCCATCCGCGAGGAGCTCATCATGGCGGTGGACACCGCCATCGGGCCCGAGGGCAACCTGCTCGAGCCCGGCCCGGCCTCGGCCCGGCAGATCGGGCTGCCCTCGCCGGTGCTCCGCAACGAGGAGCTCGAGAAGTTCCGCCAGCTCGACGGCGGGGCCGCCTCGCACGGCTTCAAGAGCATCACCCTCCCGGCGCTCTTCAAGGTGAAGGACGGCGGCGCCGGCCTCCGCAAGGCGCTCGAGGACCTGCGCTGGACCTGCTCCGAGGCGATCGCCGAGGGGCACAACCTCATCATCCTGTCCGACCGCGGCCTGGACGAGGAGAGCGCCCCCATCCCCGCGCTGCTGGCGGTGGCGGCGGTGCAGCACCACCTGCTGCGCGAGGGCTCGCGCACCCGCGTCGGCCTCGTGCTCGAGACCGGCGAGCCGCGCGAGGTGCACCAGTTCGCGCTCCTCATCGGCTACGGCGCGTCGGCGGTGAACCCGTACCTCGCCTTCGAGACCATCCACGACCAGATCCGGCTCGGGATGATCCAGGGCGTGGACGCCGAGGCGGCCGAGAAGAAGTACGTGAAGGCCATCAACAAGGGCATCGTGAAGGTCTGCTCGAAGATGGGCATCTCGACCATCCAGAGCTACCACGGCGCCCAGGTCTTCGAGGCCGTCGGCCTCAACCAGGACTTCGTGGACGAGTACTTCACCTGGACCGCCACCCGCATCGGCGGCGTGGGCATCGACGTGGTGGCGAAGGAGGTCAAGCTCCGGCACGACCGCGCCTACCCGCCGAAGCGCCCCATCGTCCACAAGCAGCTCGGCACCGGCGGCCAGTACCAGTACCGGGCCGACGGCGAGCAGCACCTCTTCAACGCCGAGACCATCCACAAGCTGCAGTTCGCCTGCCGCACCGGGAGCTACGAGGTCTTCAAGGAGTACTCGGGGCTCGTGAACGGCATCTCCACCGGCCTCGCCACCCTGCGCGGCCTGATGGACTTCGTGCCGCCGCCCAAGCCGGTGCCCATCGAGGAGGTGGAGCCGGTCGAGGCGATCATGCGCCGCTTCAAGACCGGCGCCATGAGCTACGGCTCGATCAGCAAGGAGGCGCACGAGACCCTCGCGATCGCCATGAACCGGATCGGCGGCAAGTCGAACACCGGCGAGGGCGGCGAGGACCCGGCGCGCTACCAGCGCGAGCCGAACGGCGACTCCAAGAACAGCGCCATCAAGCAGGTGGCGAGCGGCCGCTTCGGCGTGACGAGCCACTACCTCGTCAACGCCAAGGAGCTGCAGATCAAGATGGCCCAGGGGGCGAAGCCCGGCGAGGGCGGCCAGCTCCCCGGCACCAAGGTCTACCCCTGGATCGCGAAGACCCGGCACTCCACCGCCGGCGTGGGGCTCATCTCGCCGCCGCCGCACCACGACATCTACTCGATCGAGGACCTGGCGCAGCTCATCCACGACCTCAAGAACGCCAACCACCAGGCCCGCATCTCGGTGAAGCTGGTGGCCGAGGTCGGCGTGGGCACCATCGCCGCCGGCGTCGCCAAGGCGCACGCCGACGTGGTGCTCATCTCGGGCTACGACGGCGGCACCGGCGCCTCGCCGCTCACCTCCATCAAGCACGCCGGCATCCCCTGGGAGCTCGGGCTCGCCGAGACCCACCAGGTGCTGGTGATGAACAACCTCCGCAGCCGCATCGCGGTGGAGTGCGACGGCCAGCTCAAGACCGGCCGCGACGTGGTCATCGCCGCCCTGCTCGGCGCCGAGGAGTTCGGCTTCGCCACCGCGCCGCTGGTGGTCATGGGCTGCGTGATGATGCGCAAGTGCCACCTCAACACCTGCCCGGTGGGCGTGGCCACGCAGGACCCGCTCCTGCGCAAGCGCTTCACCGGCGATCCGGCCCACGTGGTCAACTTCATGCGCTTCATGGCGCAGGAGGTCCGCGAGTACATGGCCGAGCTCGGCTACCGCACCATCGACGAGATGGTGGGGCGCTCCGAGCGGCTCGAGATGCGGCGCGCCGTCGAGCACTGGAAGGCGCGCAACCTCGACTTCTCGCGCATCCTCTTCAAGCCCACCGTGCCGAAGCACTACGGGCGGACCTGCCAGATCCCGCAGGACCACGGGCTCGACGAGGCGCTCGACACCACCACGCTCCTCGAGCTCTGCCGCCCGGCGCTCGAGCACGGCAAGCCGGTCCAGGCCACGCTGCCCATCCGCAACGTGAACCGGGTGGTCGGCACCATGGTCGGCAGCGAGCTGACCCGCCGCCACGGGCCCGGGGGGCTGCCGGAGGACACCATCCGGCTCCACTTCCAGGGCTCGGCGGGCCAGAGCTTCGGCGCCTTCATCCCGAAGGGCATGACGCTCACGCTCGAGGGCGACGCCAACGACTACATCGGCAAGGGGCTCTCGGGCGGCAAGCTGGTGGTGTTCCCGCCGCAGGAGAGCACCTTCGTCGCCGAGGAGAACGTCGTCGTCGGCAACGTGGCCCTCTACGGCGCCACCTCCGGCGAGGCCTTCATCCGCGGCGTGGCCGGCGAGCGGTTCGCGGTCCGCAACTCCGGCGCCCACGCGGTGGTGGAGGCGGTCGGCGACCACGGCTGCGAGTACATGACCGGCGGCCGGGTGGTGGTGCTCGGGCAGACCGGGCGCAACTTCGCCGCCGGCATGTCGGGCGGCATCGCCTACGTGGTGGACGAGGACGGCCTCTTCGCGAAGCGCTGCAATCGCGAGCTGGTCGGGCTCTCCCGGATGGAGGACGAGGCCGAGATCGCCTTCGTGAAGGGGCTCGTGTCCAAGCACGCGCTCTTCACCGGCTCGACCCGCGCCCGCGCCGTCCTGGAGGCCTGGGACGAGTGGCTCCCGCGCATCGTGCGGGTGATGCCGAACGACTACCGGAGGGTCCTCGAGGCGCAGGCCAGGATGCGCGAGAAGGGGCTCTCGCCGGAGGAGGCCGAGATGGCCGCCTTCGAGGAAAACACGCACGACGCGATGCGGGTGGGTGGGAACTAG
- a CDS encoding glutamate synthase subunit beta, which produces MGKPTGFMEYQREAAHVRPPTERVKDWSEAHPPYAEETLRTQAARCMDCGVPFCHTGVLIGGMASGCPVNNLIPEWNDLVFRGQWREALIRLHKTNNFPEFTGRVCPAPCEGSCTVGLDGDPVTIKNIEVSIIDRAFEEGWVRAEPPQARTGKRVAVVGSGPAGLACAAQLNRAGHMVTVFERADRIGGLLMYGIPNMKLDKGVVERRVRLMADEGVRFITGTEVGKSFAASRLLSDFDAAVLCGGATQARDLQVDGRGLLGIHLAMEFLAANTKSLLDSRHADGAYISAKGKHVIVIGGGDTGTDCVGTSLRHGAASVTQLEIMPRPPDKRAPGNPWPQWPKVYKMDYGQEEAAALFGADPRQYLVNTRRFAGDEAGRVKAIEVFDVEWAKDEKGRFVPKEKPGTARTLPADLVLLALGFVGPEKGGMLAELGVKLDERGNVWTDAEKMTSVPGVFSAGDMSRGQSLVVWAINEGRKAARGVDKYLMYGETVLP; this is translated from the coding sequence ATGGGAAAGCCGACCGGATTCATGGAGTACCAGCGGGAGGCCGCCCACGTGCGCCCGCCGACGGAGCGCGTGAAGGACTGGAGCGAGGCCCACCCGCCGTACGCCGAGGAGACCCTCCGCACCCAGGCGGCCCGCTGCATGGACTGCGGCGTGCCCTTCTGCCACACCGGCGTGCTCATCGGCGGGATGGCCTCCGGCTGCCCGGTGAACAACCTCATCCCGGAGTGGAACGACCTCGTCTTCCGCGGCCAGTGGCGCGAGGCGCTCATCCGGCTCCACAAGACCAACAACTTCCCCGAGTTCACCGGGCGCGTCTGCCCGGCGCCCTGCGAGGGGAGCTGCACGGTGGGGCTCGACGGCGATCCCGTCACCATCAAGAACATCGAGGTCAGCATCATCGACCGCGCCTTCGAGGAGGGCTGGGTGCGGGCCGAGCCGCCGCAGGCGCGCACCGGCAAGCGGGTGGCGGTGGTGGGCTCCGGCCCCGCCGGCCTCGCCTGCGCCGCCCAGCTCAACCGGGCCGGGCACATGGTGACCGTGTTCGAGCGCGCCGACCGGATCGGCGGCCTGCTCATGTACGGCATCCCGAACATGAAGCTCGACAAGGGCGTGGTGGAGCGGCGCGTCCGGCTGATGGCCGACGAGGGCGTGCGCTTCATCACCGGGACCGAGGTGGGCAAGTCCTTCGCGGCGAGCCGGCTCCTCTCCGACTTCGACGCCGCCGTCCTCTGCGGCGGGGCCACCCAGGCCCGCGACCTCCAGGTGGACGGCCGCGGCCTCCTGGGCATCCACCTCGCGATGGAGTTCCTCGCCGCCAACACCAAGAGCCTCCTCGACTCGAGGCACGCCGACGGCGCGTACATCAGCGCCAAGGGCAAGCACGTCATCGTGATCGGCGGCGGCGACACCGGCACCGACTGCGTCGGCACCTCGCTCCGCCACGGCGCCGCCAGCGTGACGCAGCTCGAGATCATGCCCCGCCCGCCCGACAAGCGCGCGCCCGGCAACCCGTGGCCGCAGTGGCCCAAGGTCTACAAGATGGACTACGGCCAGGAGGAGGCCGCCGCGCTCTTCGGGGCCGACCCGCGCCAGTACCTCGTCAACACCCGCCGCTTCGCGGGCGACGAGGCGGGCCGCGTGAAGGCCATCGAGGTCTTCGACGTGGAGTGGGCCAAGGACGAGAAGGGCCGCTTCGTGCCGAAGGAGAAGCCGGGCACCGCGCGCACCCTCCCGGCCGACCTGGTCCTGCTCGCCCTCGGCTTCGTGGGCCCCGAGAAGGGCGGCATGCTCGCCGAGCTCGGCGTGAAGCTCGACGAGCGCGGCAACGTCTGGACCGACGCCGAGAAGATGACGAGCGTCCCCGGCGTGTTCTCCGCCGGTGACATGTCCCGCGGCCAGTCGCTCGTGGTCTGGGCCATCAACGAGGGGCGCAAGGCCGCCCGCGGCGTGGACAAGTACCTCATGTACGGGGAGACGGTGCTGCCGTAG
- a CDS encoding glycosyltransferase family 39 protein, with protein MSQPGARTPPWASRAALLALLALGLAVRLWHLDAPLLGFGSWRECDTAAMARNFAEGGHRLLYPQIDWAGDGPGYVETELPAYPWSVSWLYALFGVHEALGRLVSALLAVAMLWGLHALVRDRIDERTALWSTGLLAVRPRSGSPERGP; from the coding sequence ATGTCCCAGCCCGGCGCACGCACTCCACCGTGGGCGAGCCGGGCCGCGCTCCTCGCGCTCCTCGCGCTCGGCCTCGCCGTGCGGCTCTGGCACCTCGACGCGCCGCTGCTCGGGTTCGGCTCCTGGCGCGAGTGCGACACGGCCGCGATGGCGCGCAACTTCGCCGAGGGCGGCCACCGGCTCCTCTACCCGCAGATCGACTGGGCCGGTGACGGGCCCGGCTACGTCGAGACGGAGCTCCCCGCCTATCCCTGGTCCGTCTCCTGGCTCTACGCGCTCTTCGGCGTGCACGAGGCGCTGGGGCGGCTCGTCTCCGCGCTCCTGGCGGTAGCGATGCTGTGGGGGCTGCACGCCCTCGTGCGCGACCGGATCGACGAGCGGACCGCGCTCTGGTCGACCGGGCTCCTCGCCGTCCGGCCGCGCTCCGGAAGCCCGGAGCGCGGCCCGTGA
- a CDS encoding ABC transporter substrate-binding protein, which produces MTLASGERGSPARRLATLALVLLAACRPGPPPSRPLVLGAPTLPSLGLLDVARFGGERGRAGARVERRAYQSGRAALDALLAGQVDLAACYDMAFVVAALSHPELRVLTSLHHASAGTVIVTRRGGGVARPEDLRGRRVGVPRDTSADFFLETLLRFAGVPTGEVERVDLAPEAAAAALARGEVAAVAIWYPQARKVREALPPGEALEITSDVHTEVSMLVVRADVLAARDAEVRAVVRALSEAEWLVQRRPDEAFAALRRAFPGEREDDLREDWARARPELGLRNAMLAVLEREARWVLRERGRPGPGPDFRELFAQGPLTAADPEAVTVYPALPPPLEEGDAP; this is translated from the coding sequence ATGACCCTGGCATCGGGAGAGCGGGGCAGTCCGGCGCGCCGCCTGGCGACGCTGGCCCTCGTCCTGCTCGCCGCCTGCCGGCCCGGCCCGCCGCCGTCGCGCCCGCTGGTGCTCGGCGCGCCCACGCTCCCCTCGCTGGGGCTCCTCGACGTCGCCCGCTTCGGCGGGGAGCGGGGCCGCGCCGGCGCGCGCGTCGAGCGGCGCGCCTACCAGAGCGGACGGGCCGCCCTCGACGCCCTGCTGGCGGGCCAGGTGGACCTGGCCGCCTGCTACGACATGGCGTTCGTGGTCGCCGCGCTCTCCCACCCCGAGCTCCGCGTCCTCACCTCGCTCCACCACGCCTCGGCCGGCACCGTGATCGTGACCCGGCGGGGCGGCGGCGTCGCGCGGCCGGAGGACCTGCGCGGCCGGCGGGTCGGCGTGCCGCGGGACACGAGCGCCGACTTCTTCCTCGAGACGCTGCTCAGGTTCGCCGGCGTGCCGACCGGCGAGGTCGAGCGGGTGGATCTCGCGCCCGAGGCGGCCGCGGCCGCGCTGGCCCGCGGCGAGGTGGCGGCGGTGGCGATCTGGTACCCCCAGGCGCGCAAGGTCCGGGAGGCGCTCCCTCCCGGCGAGGCGCTCGAGATCACCTCCGACGTCCACACCGAGGTCTCGATGCTGGTCGTCCGCGCCGACGTGCTGGCGGCCCGGGACGCCGAGGTGCGCGCGGTGGTCCGCGCCCTCTCGGAGGCGGAGTGGCTGGTTCAGCGGCGGCCCGACGAGGCCTTCGCGGCGCTCCGCCGCGCCTTCCCGGGGGAGCGGGAGGACGACCTGCGCGAGGACTGGGCCCGGGCCCGCCCCGAGCTCGGGCTGCGCAACGCGATGCTGGCGGTGCTGGAGCGGGAGGCGCGCTGGGTGCTGCGCGAGCGCGGCCGGCCCGGTCCCGGCCCCGACTTCCGCGAGCTCTTCGCGCAGGGCCCGCTCACGGCGGCCGACCCGGAGGCGGTGACCGTCTACCCGGCGCTGCCGCCGCCGCTCGAGGAGGGCGACGCCCCGTGA
- a CDS encoding sensor histidine kinase, giving the protein MSLRRTLVVPQLLLGGIALLGLAGMAVESSRQLEVLQRRAHQVRTETQLVARLQELSGISERATQAYRFDPRPERLDAIEHAELETEQIEAALARLPSGYRTAEIWGECLAARQVQSSLRNDLLRTVKEGDEALIGGRFEKWVMATDLSSAVLADLAALTSRQLDTAVDQIDARRSRVVWLLGTLLGTSALLTLAYSLFVSREVVRPLRGMTATAERIAREEVVLPVPGRGRRDEIGVLAEAFERMTGHLFRARARLEGAVKARDEFLSIASHELRTPLTSLELQLALLQRRALASEPGDERARSGLESALRQVRRLERLVGELLDVSRIQAGKLQLARERVDLGEVARAVAARFAAELERSGIALDVVVEPGVVGEWDGERLDRVVSNLLANAIKYAPGGAATLRVDRLPDGRGRLQLQDDGPGIPPEVQERIFERFERADGRRGIAGLGLGLYIVRQIVEAHGGSVAVRSAPGQGATFVVELPAAACGQVSEGGGGAPA; this is encoded by the coding sequence GTGAGCCTCCGGCGCACCCTGGTCGTCCCCCAGCTGCTCCTCGGGGGCATCGCCCTCCTCGGCCTCGCCGGCATGGCGGTCGAGTCCTCCCGGCAGCTCGAGGTGCTGCAGCGGCGGGCGCACCAGGTCCGGACCGAGACGCAGCTCGTGGCCCGCCTGCAGGAGCTCTCGGGCATCTCCGAGCGGGCCACCCAGGCCTACCGCTTCGACCCGCGTCCGGAGCGGCTCGACGCCATCGAGCACGCCGAGCTCGAGACGGAGCAGATCGAGGCCGCCCTCGCCCGGCTCCCGAGCGGCTACCGGACCGCCGAGATCTGGGGCGAGTGCCTCGCGGCGCGCCAGGTCCAGTCGTCGCTCCGGAACGACCTGCTCCGGACGGTGAAGGAGGGCGACGAGGCGCTCATCGGAGGCCGGTTCGAGAAGTGGGTGATGGCGACCGACCTCTCGAGCGCGGTGCTGGCCGACCTCGCCGCGCTCACGAGCCGCCAGCTCGACACGGCGGTGGACCAGATCGACGCGCGGCGGTCCCGGGTGGTGTGGCTGCTCGGGACCTTGCTCGGCACGAGCGCGCTCCTCACCCTCGCCTACTCGCTCTTCGTGAGCCGCGAGGTGGTCCGGCCCCTGCGCGGCATGACCGCCACCGCCGAGCGGATCGCGCGCGAGGAGGTGGTCCTGCCGGTGCCGGGGCGGGGGCGGCGGGACGAGATCGGCGTCCTCGCCGAGGCGTTCGAGCGGATGACCGGCCACCTCTTCCGGGCCCGGGCCCGGCTCGAGGGCGCGGTCAAGGCGCGCGACGAGTTCCTCTCCATCGCCTCCCACGAGCTGCGCACGCCGCTCACCTCGCTCGAGCTGCAGCTCGCGCTCCTGCAGCGGCGCGCCCTCGCCTCCGAGCCGGGCGACGAGCGCGCCCGGAGCGGGCTCGAGTCGGCCCTCCGGCAGGTCCGGCGGCTGGAGCGGCTCGTGGGGGAGCTGCTCGACGTGAGCCGGATCCAGGCCGGCAAGCTGCAGCTCGCGCGCGAGCGGGTGGACCTCGGGGAGGTGGCCCGCGCGGTGGCGGCCCGCTTCGCGGCGGAGCTCGAGCGGAGCGGGATCGCCCTCGACGTCGTGGTCGAGCCGGGCGTGGTCGGCGAGTGGGACGGCGAGCGGCTCGACCGGGTGGTGAGCAACCTGCTCGCGAACGCCATCAAGTACGCCCCCGGCGGCGCGGCGACGCTCCGCGTGGACCGGCTGCCGGACGGCCGCGGGCGGCTGCAGCTCCAGGACGACGGGCCGGGGATCCCGCCCGAGGTCCAGGAGCGCATCTTCGAGCGCTTCGAGCGGGCCGACGGCCGGCGCGGCATCGCCGGGCTCGGCCTGGGGCTCTACATCGTGCGCCAGATCGTCGAGGCGCACGGCGGGAGCGTGGCGGTGCGGAGCGCGCCGGGCCAGGGCGCCACCTTCGTCGTGGAGCTGCCCGCCGCCGCCTGCGGGCAGGTGAGCGAGGGCGGGGGCGGCGCGCCGGCCTGA